In Choloepus didactylus isolate mChoDid1 chromosome X, mChoDid1.pri, whole genome shotgun sequence, a genomic segment contains:
- the LOC119522884 gene encoding 40S ribosomal protein S24-like, with the protein MNDTVTIRTRKFMTNRLLQRKQMVIDVLHPGKATVPKTEIREKLAKMYKTTPDVIFVFGFRTHFGGGKTTGFGMIYDSLDYAKKNEPKHRLARHGLYEKKKTSRKQRKERKNRMKKVRGTAKANVGAGKK; encoded by the coding sequence ATGAATGACACGGTAACCATCCGGACCAGGAAATTCATGACCAACCGACTACTTCAGCGGAAACAAATGGTCATCGATGTTCTTCACCCTGGAAAGGCAACAGTACCTAAGACAGAAATTCGGGAAAAACTAGCCAAAATGTACAAGACTACACCAGATGTCATCTTTGTATTTGGATTCAGAACCCATTTTGGTGGTGGCAAGACAACTGGCTTTGGCATGATTTATGACTCCTTAgattatgcaaagaaaaatgaacccaaaCACAGACTTGCAAGACATGGTCTGTATGAGAAGAAAAAGACCTCCAGAAAACAGCGAAAGGAACGcaagaacagaatgaagaaagtcaGGGGGACTGCAAAGGCCAATGTTGGTGCTGGCAAAAAGTGA